The following coding sequences are from one Humulus lupulus chromosome X, drHumLupu1.1, whole genome shotgun sequence window:
- the LOC133803967 gene encoding probable isoaspartyl peptidase/L-asparaginase 2 produces the protein MGGWAIAVHGGAGVDPNLPLECQEQAKQLLTRCINLGISALRSNLSAIDVVELVVRELETDPFFNSGRGSALTENGTVEMEASIMDGPKRRCGAVSGLTTVKNPISLARLVMEKSPHSYIGFSGAEAFARQQGAEVVDNEYFITKENVGMLKLAKEAKTILFDYSIPATGLDKCSAGVDSPIVMNGLPISVYAPETVGCVVVDSQGRCAAATSTGGLMNKMTGRIGDSPLIGAGTYACDLCGVSCTGEGEAIIRGTLAREVAAVMEYKGLGLQEAMDFVIKHRLDEGHAGLIAVSKSGEVACGFNTTGMFRACATEDGFMEVGIWEQ, from the exons ATGGGCGGGTGGGCTATAGCGGTGCACGGTGGTGCTGGTGTAGATCCTAATCTCCCACTCGAATGCCAGGAGCAAGCCAAACAACTCCTTACTCGATGCATTAACCTTGGGATCTCCGCCCTTCGTTCTAATCTCTCTGCCATTGATGTTGTTGAACTCGTT gTCAGAGAGTTGGAAACTGATCCCTTTTTCAACTCCGGGCGTGGATCAGCCCTCACGGAGAATGGGACGGTGGAGATGGAAGCGAGCATAATGGATGGGCCTAAAAGAAGATGCGGCGCCGTTTCTGGTCTCACCACCGTTAAGAATCCCATCTCACTTGCTCGTCTCGTTATGGAAAAGTCTCCTCATTCCTATATCGGCTTCTCCGGTGCCGAAGCTTTTGCCCGTCAACAG GGCGCTGAGGTGGTGGACAATGAGTACTTCATCACAAAAGAAAATGTAGGAATGCTCAAGTTGGCAAAAGAAGCCAAAACCATTCTG TTCGATTACAGTATCCCAGCCACCGGATTGGATAAGTGTAGCGCCGGTGTAGACAGCCCAATTGTGATGAACGGGCTACCTATAAGCGTGTACGCGCCCGAGACTGTAGGGTGCGTGGTGGTAGATAGCCAGGGCCGGTGTGCAGCCGCCACTTCGACAGGTGGCCTCATGAACAAAATGACCGGTCGCATAGGTGACTCACCCCTGATTGGTGCGGGGACCTATGCTTGCGACCTTTGTGGGGTCTCATGCACTGGAGAAGGGGAGGCAATCATACGCGGCACGTTGGCTCGCGAGGTGGCAGCTGTGATGGAGTACAAGGGCCTGGGCCTTCAAgaggccatggactttgtgatAAAGCATCGGCTCGATGAAGGGCACGCAGGGCTTATAGCTGTGTCCAAAAGTGGAGAAGTGGCTTGTGGGTTCAATACCACTGGGATGTTTAGGGCTTGTGCCACTGAGGATGGGTTCATGGAAGTTGGGATCTGGGAACAGTAG